In Anseongella ginsenosidimutans, one genomic interval encodes:
- a CDS encoding Gfo/Idh/MocA family protein, protein MKRTSESRRKFIRTTTIAGLGLSITGPATSLYGSARASREGKRVGIIGLDTSHSTAFTKAFNDPAAKAELGGYRVAAAYPQGSRDIESSVSRIPAYTEEVKKLGVEITGSIEELLDKVDVVMLETNDGRLHLEQALPVFKAGKTLFIDKPVAASLSDALRIFEAADEYKVPVFSASSLRYMGNVQEVREGKIGKVLGADTYSPATIEKTHPDLFWYGVHGVEALFTVMGTGCKSVSRVHTEGTDIVTGIWEDGRVGTFRGTRTGKHAYGGTAYGEKGNAVLGPYNGYLPLLVEIVRFFETGEPPVEAAETLEIFAFMEAADESKRKDGETVMLESVIKKAKRK, encoded by the coding sequence ATCCGTACAACAACCATAGCCGGCCTGGGGCTGAGCATCACCGGGCCGGCGACGTCGCTGTACGGATCCGCCCGGGCAAGCCGGGAGGGAAAGCGCGTAGGCATCATTGGCCTGGATACTTCCCATAGCACCGCCTTCACGAAAGCCTTTAACGATCCTGCCGCAAAGGCCGAACTCGGCGGGTACCGGGTAGCGGCGGCTTATCCGCAGGGGAGCCGCGATATCGAATCAAGCGTGAGTCGCATACCTGCTTATACCGAAGAGGTAAAGAAGCTGGGAGTGGAAATAACCGGCTCCATCGAAGAACTCCTGGACAAGGTAGATGTGGTGATGCTGGAAACCAATGACGGCCGCCTGCACCTTGAACAAGCGCTCCCTGTTTTTAAAGCGGGGAAGACCCTTTTTATAGATAAACCTGTAGCGGCATCGCTCTCGGACGCCCTTCGCATTTTTGAAGCCGCAGACGAATACAAGGTGCCGGTATTTTCCGCTTCCTCCCTGCGATACATGGGGAACGTACAGGAAGTACGGGAAGGAAAGATCGGGAAAGTGCTGGGTGCGGATACCTACAGCCCTGCGACGATCGAAAAAACACATCCGGACTTGTTCTGGTACGGCGTGCATGGGGTAGAGGCGCTTTTCACAGTGATGGGAACCGGTTGTAAAAGCGTTTCCCGCGTTCATACCGAAGGAACGGATATCGTGACAGGGATCTGGGAAGACGGGCGCGTAGGTACCTTCCGTGGAACCCGGACCGGCAAGCATGCATATGGCGGTACGGCTTACGGCGAAAAAGGCAATGCGGTGTTGGGTCCGTATAACGGTTACCTGCCCCTGCTGGTGGAGATTGTCCGCTTCTTTGAAACCGGCGAGCCGCCTGTGGAGGCCGCGGAAACGCTTGAAATATTTGCTTTTATGGAAGCTGCGGATGAAAGTAAGCGGAAAGACGGGGAAACGGTCATGCTGGAAAGCGTGATAAAAAAGGCGAAACGAAAATAA
- a CDS encoding Gfo/Idh/MocA family protein has product MKTSKDTRREFIKSSMAGATLLGLGGILPGFSAKSYGAILGANERIKVGIMGVNSRGNALAENFALQKNCEVLYISDVDSRAADKCSANVAGIQKKQPKLAPDFRKALEDKDLEALVVAAPDHWHAPAAILACQAGKHVYLEKPCSHNPHEGEMVVKAAEKHKRVIQMGNQRRSWPNVAAAIREIHGGIIGRPYFAKGWYANNRPSIGTGKQAPVPAWLNYELWQGPAPRRPYQDNLIHYNWHWFWHWGTGEALNNGTHMVDLMRWALDVTYPVRVNSAGGRYRYQDDWETPDTQVISWEFDNNTSMMWEGRSCNGRTVEDSSVGVAVYGETGTVVIGGGNAYKVYDLKNNLVKEVKNDVKVDAQNLSSPSQLLDAFHIQNFFDGIRNGAPQKSDILGGHQSTLLVQLGNIAQRAGSSLDIDPSNGHIKNNKEALKFWEREYESGWEPAV; this is encoded by the coding sequence ATGAAAACAAGTAAAGATACCCGGAGGGAATTCATCAAAAGTTCAATGGCAGGGGCAACACTGCTTGGCTTAGGAGGCATTTTGCCAGGTTTCAGTGCAAAAAGCTATGGAGCTATTTTGGGTGCGAATGAACGTATCAAAGTAGGAATAATGGGCGTCAACAGCCGCGGAAATGCGCTGGCCGAGAATTTTGCCCTCCAGAAGAACTGCGAAGTGTTATACATTTCCGACGTCGATTCCCGGGCGGCGGATAAATGCAGCGCCAACGTTGCCGGCATTCAGAAAAAGCAGCCAAAACTGGCCCCTGACTTCAGGAAGGCCCTTGAAGATAAGGACCTGGAAGCGCTGGTGGTGGCCGCTCCCGATCACTGGCATGCCCCGGCGGCTATTCTTGCCTGCCAGGCCGGTAAACATGTGTACCTTGAAAAGCCTTGCAGCCATAACCCTCATGAAGGGGAAATGGTCGTGAAGGCTGCGGAAAAGCACAAACGCGTCATTCAAATGGGAAATCAGCGCCGTTCCTGGCCGAATGTAGCGGCGGCTATCCGTGAAATACACGGGGGCATCATTGGCCGGCCGTATTTTGCTAAAGGATGGTACGCGAATAACCGGCCTTCCATTGGTACGGGGAAACAGGCGCCTGTTCCTGCCTGGCTGAACTATGAACTTTGGCAGGGGCCCGCTCCGCGGCGGCCCTACCAGGATAACCTGATCCATTACAACTGGCACTGGTTCTGGCATTGGGGAACCGGTGAGGCGCTCAACAATGGTACCCACATGGTAGATCTCATGCGCTGGGCGCTGGATGTCACTTATCCTGTGCGGGTAAACTCCGCAGGCGGCAGGTACCGTTACCAGGATGACTGGGAAACTCCTGATACGCAGGTGATCAGCTGGGAATTTGACAATAATACCAGCATGATGTGGGAGGGCCGCAGTTGTAATGGCCGCACGGTGGAAGATAGCAGCGTGGGTGTGGCTGTATACGGGGAAACAGGTACCGTCGTCATCGGAGGCGGCAATGCATACAAGGTGTACGACCTGAAAAACAACCTGGTAAAGGAAGTGAAAAACGATGTCAAGGTGGATGCGCAGAATTTATCCAGCCCTTCGCAGCTGCTGGACGCCTTCCACATACAAAACTTTTTTGACGGCATCCGGAATGGCGCTCCTCAAAAATCGGATATCCTGGGCGGGCATCAAAGCACCTTGCTGGTACAGCTGGGGAATATTGCCCAGCGGGCCGGAAGCAGCCTGGATATCGATCCTTCTAATGGCCATATCAAAAATAACAAGGAAGCCTTGAAATTCTGGGAGCGCGAATACGAATCCGGCTGGGAGCCGGCCGTTTAG